One stretch of Natronolimnobius baerhuensis DNA includes these proteins:
- a CDS encoding YciE/YciF ferroxidase family protein produces the protein MNIETIEDLFGYQLQHAYYAERTQIELLSELADETTSDDLERTLTDHRAETEQHVERLEDVFAALGRRPRASRSRTVDGLADARRPDRHGEDPEPTSTVLETALLSERFEIRSYEMLLRLAGRLAYADEIVTPLEAILADERAMRESLAAFEDEAAMARPRREEA, from the coding sequence ATGAACATCGAGACCATTGAGGATCTGTTCGGCTATCAGCTACAGCACGCCTACTATGCGGAGCGAACCCAGATCGAACTCCTCTCGGAACTCGCCGACGAGACCACGAGCGACGACCTCGAGCGCACACTCACGGACCATCGAGCGGAAACCGAACAGCACGTCGAGCGCCTCGAAGACGTCTTCGCAGCGCTCGGCCGTCGCCCTCGAGCGAGTCGCTCACGAACGGTCGACGGGCTGGCGGACGCGCGGCGACCCGACCGACATGGCGAGGACCCCGAGCCGACATCGACAGTTCTCGAGACCGCGTTGCTGTCCGAGCGCTTCGAGATCAGGAGCTACGAAATGTTGCTTCGGCTTGCTGGGCGACTCGCCTACGCCGACGAAATTGTGACTCCACTCGAGGCGATCCTCGCGGACGAACGCGCGATGCGCGAGTCGCTCGCGGCGTTCGAGGACGAAGCCGCGATGGCACGTCCGCGACGCGAGGAGGCATGA
- a CDS encoding ABC transporter permease: MELGVVVGVVVIGFIHGVLPDHGWPIAATYALRHQRRFLYGLIAALILGVGHLISSVVLVLAYFWFSAFADFAEGPWMRYIAGTLLILLGIHEYRHGGHGNVGHGHDHSHEDDPDHGHGHGDHDHDEVQYTNGGTQAATDEMARVHDQEYGHSHDHDHDHGHDDHNSHGHGHDHDAKPDERGLLERLRSYLPGGGHQHLTEEHAERGLTALGVTALLLGFAHEEPIQILAICFGTEEACLELMLIYSLAVIVAIIIPTLLLIVGYEHHRERVERVTPYLPTITAVVLVGMGLAFISGLI, from the coding sequence ATGGAACTCGGCGTCGTTGTCGGCGTAGTTGTTATCGGGTTCATCCATGGCGTGTTACCGGACCACGGCTGGCCCATCGCGGCGACGTACGCGCTCAGGCACCAGCGGCGCTTTTTGTACGGGCTGATCGCTGCCCTGATCCTCGGCGTGGGACATCTCATTAGCAGCGTCGTCCTCGTCCTCGCGTACTTCTGGTTCAGCGCGTTCGCCGATTTCGCGGAGGGGCCATGGATGCGCTACATCGCCGGCACGCTGTTGATTCTACTCGGCATTCACGAGTATCGACACGGGGGACACGGGAACGTGGGTCACGGACACGATCACAGCCACGAGGACGACCCCGATCATGGACACGGCCACGGGGACCACGATCACGACGAGGTCCAGTACACGAACGGCGGCACGCAGGCCGCCACCGACGAGATGGCTCGAGTACACGATCAGGAGTACGGCCACAGCCATGACCACGATCACGACCACGGTCACGACGACCACAACAGCCACGGTCACGGCCACGACCACGACGCCAAACCCGACGAGCGCGGCCTCCTTGAGCGACTCCGTTCATATCTCCCCGGCGGCGGCCACCAGCATCTCACCGAAGAACACGCCGAGCGCGGACTCACTGCACTCGGGGTGACCGCGCTGTTGCTCGGGTTCGCCCACGAGGAACCGATCCAGATCCTGGCGATCTGCTTCGGCACCGAGGAGGCCTGCCTCGAGTTGATGCTCATCTACTCACTCGCGGTTATCGTCGCAATCATCATCCCGACGCTGTTGTTGATCGTGGGGTACGAACACCACCGAGAGCGCGTCGAACGGGTGACGCCGTATCTGCCCACGATTACGGCAGTCGTCCTCGTCGGAATGGGGCTGGCGTTTATTAGCGGCCTCATCTGA
- a CDS encoding DUF6789 family protein has product MSVSDRLRQLRPDTETTDPLESDARRSSADHIVAATARGVQAGFVATLIMTAFRLPILRSLPPSANFWSQYVSGGDPDNHPLAGLILHFVYGIQAGALFGGLFALQDAERSIEAEQRGLVWGSVYGMALSAFGSQVMLKEVLDIRLEADELALFHAGHLVYGLALGAWVGSRTEGVDDPETEYEYDDGN; this is encoded by the coding sequence ATGTCCGTCTCCGACCGCTTACGTCAGTTGCGACCCGATACCGAGACGACTGATCCCCTTGAATCGGACGCGCGCCGCTCGAGCGCCGACCACATCGTCGCCGCGACCGCTCGAGGCGTTCAGGCGGGGTTCGTCGCGACGCTAATTATGACGGCGTTCCGGTTGCCGATCCTCCGGTCGCTCCCACCGTCGGCGAACTTCTGGTCGCAGTACGTTTCCGGCGGTGATCCCGACAATCACCCGCTTGCTGGGCTGATCTTACACTTCGTGTACGGCATTCAGGCGGGCGCACTCTTTGGCGGTCTCTTTGCGTTGCAGGACGCCGAGCGCTCAATCGAAGCCGAACAGCGCGGCCTCGTCTGGGGCTCGGTCTATGGCATGGCGCTGTCGGCGTTTGGCTCGCAAGTCATGCTCAAGGAAGTGCTCGATATCCGCCTCGAGGCGGACGAACTCGCGTTGTTTCACGCGGGCCACCTCGTCTACGGGCTTGCACTCGGCGCGTGGGTCGGCTCCCGGACGGAGGGTGTCGACGATCCCGAGACGGAGTACGAGTACGACGACGGCAACTGA
- a CDS encoding ThuA domain-containing protein produces the protein MTDTTALLIGETTFPFHSIDEKGPELAAAIGDAADVTTTTDRDALCDLSEYDVLIDYLTDSELTEDQLEGVLSFVRDGGGYLPLHCGADLISTAAADPDELLDQREEPVPELRAVIGGHFLTHPEESEFGVDILEDHPVTDGVEDFQIFDEPYQLDVDDGDDSDLTILARMDHPDLEDYPIAWTRTEGDGRVCYISLGHTDEALQNESFRTLLRNAIAWTA, from the coding sequence ATGACCGACACAACGGCACTGCTGATTGGCGAGACCACGTTCCCGTTTCACTCGATTGACGAGAAGGGGCCGGAACTGGCCGCTGCAATCGGCGACGCCGCGGACGTCACGACGACGACCGACCGCGACGCACTCTGTGATCTCTCCGAGTACGACGTGCTCATCGACTACCTGACCGACAGCGAACTCACTGAGGACCAACTCGAGGGCGTCCTCTCCTTCGTCCGCGACGGCGGCGGCTACCTTCCGCTGCACTGCGGCGCGGATCTGATCAGCACGGCTGCTGCCGACCCCGACGAACTACTCGACCAGCGCGAGGAACCCGTCCCCGAACTACGCGCGGTAATCGGCGGCCACTTCCTCACCCACCCCGAGGAGTCCGAGTTCGGCGTCGACATCCTCGAGGACCACCCCGTCACCGACGGCGTCGAGGACTTCCAGATTTTCGACGAGCCGTACCAGCTAGATGTTGACGACGGCGACGACAGCGACCTGACGATTCTCGCCCGAATGGACCACCCCGACCTCGAGGACTACCCAATCGCGTGGACTCGAACCGAGGGTGACGGCCGCGTCTGTTACATCTCGCTCGGCCACACGGACGAGGCGCTCCAAAACGAGAGTTTCCGGACGCTGTTGCGGAACGCAATCGCCTGGACGGCGTAG
- a CDS encoding Gfo/Idh/MocA family protein encodes MDFGVLSTAGIAQGSFLPGIEPTDHDVTAIASRDAADAEAVADEHGIETVYEGYDDLLENAGVDAVYIPLPNALHAEWTKKAADAGIHVLCEKPLTVDAAEARDVVDYCDDRDVTLMEAFMYQYHPRTERALELADEELEDIRSVTASFKFGLFGDPDNIRLSPDLAGGSLMDVGCYPLSFARQVLGEPDSAYAYTTDTKDSGVDTELAAILEYDEASARIACGFDTTHIQRYRIEAKNGWIEADDGFNPGSGSVELEYKIDGRHAVETFDPVDQYRLEIEHFVDCVETGSQPRTDGEEAIANMEAIDAIYESAETDRAVEIED; translated from the coding sequence ATGGATTTTGGCGTTCTCAGCACGGCAGGAATCGCACAGGGATCGTTTCTCCCGGGAATCGAGCCAACCGACCACGACGTGACGGCCATCGCCTCCCGCGACGCAGCAGACGCAGAAGCCGTCGCCGACGAGCACGGCATCGAGACGGTCTACGAGGGCTACGATGACCTCCTCGAGAACGCCGGTGTTGACGCCGTCTACATTCCGCTGCCGAACGCGCTCCACGCGGAGTGGACGAAGAAGGCCGCCGACGCCGGTATTCACGTGCTCTGTGAGAAGCCACTGACCGTCGACGCCGCAGAGGCCCGCGACGTCGTCGACTACTGCGACGACCGCGACGTGACACTGATGGAGGCGTTCATGTACCAGTATCACCCGCGCACCGAACGCGCCCTCGAACTCGCCGACGAGGAACTCGAGGACATTCGCTCGGTGACGGCCTCGTTCAAGTTCGGTCTGTTCGGCGACCCGGACAACATCCGCCTCTCGCCAGACCTGGCCGGCGGCAGCCTGATGGACGTCGGCTGCTATCCGCTCTCGTTCGCCCGGCAAGTCCTCGGCGAACCCGACAGCGCCTACGCGTACACAACCGACACGAAAGACAGCGGCGTCGACACGGAACTTGCCGCCATCCTCGAGTACGACGAGGCCTCCGCCCGCATCGCCTGTGGCTTCGATACGACCCACATCCAGCGCTATCGCATCGAAGCCAAAAACGGCTGGATCGAGGCCGACGATGGCTTCAATCCCGGGAGCGGGTCGGTGGAACTCGAGTACAAAATCGACGGCCGCCACGCCGTCGAGACGTTTGATCCGGTCGATCAGTACCGCCTCGAGATCGAACACTTCGTTGACTGCGTCGAGACTGGGAGCCAGCCGCGAACGGACGGCGAGGAGGCCATCGCGAACATGGAGGCCATCGACGCGATTTACGAGAGTGCGGAGACGGATCGCGCCGTTGAAATCGAGGACTGA
- the larE gene encoding ATP-dependent sacrificial sulfur transferase LarE: MTTVEAKLEAAREDLATRDGVVIAFSGGVDSSAVAALAHDALGEDAIACTARSETLPEAELEDAKAVAEEIGIRHEIVSFSELESDAFVENDDDRCYHCRTMRLGEMLETARDLGVGTVCDGTNADDPGAGHRPGLQAVEELDVHSPLLTHDISKDEVREIAAHYGLSVADKPSMACLSSRIPTGLEVTEERLTRVEQAEAVLRQWGFEQFRVRDHDGLARIEVSPDELERALTREFAETVREELSQIGFDHVTLDLHGYRTGSVSPAAEGSGGNNASAESEIGE, encoded by the coding sequence ATGACAACGGTCGAGGCGAAACTCGAGGCCGCACGCGAGGACTTAGCCACCCGCGATGGGGTCGTAATCGCCTTCTCCGGCGGCGTCGACTCGAGTGCAGTGGCCGCACTCGCCCACGACGCGCTGGGCGAGGACGCCATCGCCTGTACCGCACGCAGCGAGACACTCCCCGAAGCCGAACTCGAGGATGCGAAAGCGGTCGCCGAAGAGATCGGCATTCGCCACGAGATCGTCTCCTTCTCCGAACTCGAGAGCGACGCCTTCGTCGAAAACGACGATGATCGGTGCTATCACTGCCGGACGATGCGGCTGGGCGAGATGCTCGAGACGGCCCGCGACCTCGGCGTCGGGACGGTTTGTGACGGGACAAACGCCGACGACCCCGGCGCGGGACACCGACCCGGCCTGCAGGCTGTCGAGGAACTCGACGTCCACTCGCCGCTTTTGACTCACGACATCTCGAAGGACGAAGTGCGCGAAATCGCCGCCCACTATGGACTTTCAGTGGCGGACAAACCGTCGATGGCCTGTCTGTCCTCACGGATTCCGACTGGACTCGAGGTCACCGAAGAACGCCTGACGCGGGTCGAGCAGGCTGAAGCCGTGCTTCGCCAGTGGGGCTTCGAGCAGTTCCGCGTGCGCGACCACGACGGCCTCGCACGCATTGAAGTCTCTCCGGACGAACTCGAGCGCGCGCTGACCCGCGAATTCGCTGAAACTGTCCGCGAGGAACTCTCTCAGATCGGATTCGACCACGTGACGCTCGACTTGCACGGGTATCGTACGGGCAGCGTCAGTCCAGCAGCCGAGGGGTCGGGCGGGAACAACGCCTCGGCGGAGTCAGAAATCGGCGAATAA
- a CDS encoding nitrite/sulfite reductase translates to MVHKKEEQKADCYGDEVREHILEFAENGGYEAIPEDEHDIWFTRFKFWGLFHQRSGQESYFMMRLTNASGILEPGQLRAIAEVARDYATGPVENPEFGNGWVDFTTRQSIQLHWLKLEDVPEIWEKLESTGVSSRSAGGDTMRNISGTALHGKVEEYVESGPLLEKFQNELRGDDALANMPRKFNISVTGTKSGCAQDSINDIGFEPAKKEIDGEDVKGFNVRIGGGLGGRQPRAATPLDVFVTPEQAYEVGRGFVELYHDHGGRTNRSKNRARFFADDWGMEKIRETLQAGYVDFELHTAGEDFRDEYTYNAGKPTDAGKHDHVGVYDQKQDGLKYVGLNVPVGRIPAEDAIELADLADEYGSGEIRLTRRQNPVIVDVHEEGLEDLLADPLLEEYQPEPSPFERGAMACTGTEFCSIALTETKGRMARMLRWLNKNVDLPDDVEKIKMHYSGCTADCGQAMTADIGLQGMRARKNDEMVEAFDIGVGGGIGEEPSFVEWVQQRVPADEAPGAIKNLLEAFAAHREDGQTFRQWVEATGTEQLIEFCEPEETDFEAPYMGDAKQSWYPFAETESATAAESAAPSDD, encoded by the coding sequence ATGGTGCATAAGAAAGAAGAGCAAAAGGCAGACTGTTACGGTGACGAGGTCCGCGAACACATCCTCGAGTTCGCCGAAAACGGCGGCTACGAGGCGATTCCGGAGGACGAACACGACATCTGGTTCACCCGGTTCAAGTTCTGGGGGCTGTTCCACCAGCGCAGTGGTCAGGAGTCGTACTTCATGATGCGACTGACCAACGCCAGCGGGATTCTCGAGCCAGGACAACTGCGCGCAATCGCCGAGGTCGCTCGCGACTACGCGACAGGTCCCGTCGAGAATCCCGAGTTCGGCAACGGCTGGGTCGACTTTACGACCCGCCAGTCGATCCAACTCCACTGGCTCAAACTCGAGGACGTCCCGGAAATCTGGGAGAAACTCGAGAGCACCGGCGTCTCCTCGCGCTCTGCGGGCGGGGATACGATGCGTAACATTTCGGGGACTGCCCTGCACGGCAAAGTCGAGGAATACGTCGAGTCCGGGCCGCTGCTCGAGAAGTTCCAGAACGAACTTCGTGGCGACGACGCGCTGGCGAATATGCCCCGAAAGTTCAACATCAGCGTGACCGGGACGAAGTCGGGCTGTGCGCAGGATTCGATCAACGACATCGGCTTCGAACCTGCCAAGAAAGAAATCGATGGCGAGGACGTGAAGGGATTCAACGTTCGCATCGGCGGCGGCCTCGGCGGCCGTCAGCCCCGTGCTGCAACACCCCTCGATGTCTTCGTCACGCCCGAGCAGGCCTACGAGGTCGGCCGTGGCTTCGTCGAACTCTATCACGATCACGGCGGCCGCACGAATCGCTCGAAGAACCGCGCGCGGTTCTTCGCTGATGACTGGGGCATGGAAAAGATTCGCGAGACGCTGCAAGCGGGATACGTTGATTTCGAACTGCACACCGCAGGCGAGGACTTCCGCGATGAATATACCTACAACGCGGGGAAACCGACCGACGCGGGCAAACACGACCACGTCGGCGTCTACGATCAGAAACAGGACGGGCTCAAATACGTCGGACTGAACGTCCCCGTCGGGCGTATCCCCGCCGAGGACGCCATCGAACTCGCCGATCTGGCCGACGAGTACGGCTCCGGCGAGATTCGGCTGACGCGTCGCCAGAATCCCGTCATCGTCGACGTCCACGAGGAGGGCCTCGAGGACCTACTCGCTGACCCACTGCTCGAAGAGTACCAGCCTGAGCCGAGTCCGTTCGAACGCGGTGCGATGGCCTGTACCGGGACTGAGTTCTGCTCGATTGCACTGACGGAGACGAAAGGGCGCATGGCCCGCATGCTGCGATGGCTCAACAAGAACGTCGACCTGCCTGACGACGTCGAGAAAATCAAGATGCACTACTCGGGTTGTACGGCCGACTGTGGGCAGGCAATGACTGCCGATATCGGCCTGCAGGGCATGCGCGCCCGAAAGAACGACGAGATGGTCGAAGCCTTCGACATCGGCGTCGGTGGCGGCATCGGCGAGGAGCCATCGTTCGTCGAATGGGTCCAACAGCGCGTGCCCGCCGACGAAGCACCCGGCGCGATCAAGAATCTGCTCGAGGCCTTTGCGGCCCACCGCGAAGACGGCCAGACGTTCCGCCAGTGGGTCGAGGCGACGGGCACCGAACAGTTGATCGAGTTCTGCGAGCCAGAGGAGACGGACTTCGAAGCCCCGTACATGGGCGACGCCAAGCAGTCCTGGTACCCGTTTGCAGAAACCGAGTCGGCGACTGCTGCTGAGTCGGCTGCCCCATCGGACGACTAA